In Natrinema sp. HArc-T2, the following are encoded in one genomic region:
- a CDS encoding PD-(D/E)XK nuclease family protein, whose translation MAIDELTRRLDELRQQLDRLPETAEPPPTTLQLLGRNRQEGDWQRLLAYFLDPAAPHRLNHAALEQFLRGLQSRDDLSFQFSRFDLETVQVATEIPVPDGRVDLLVWCEEKWLILCELKIDAAEGDGQTRKYATAETFQNVDLDPAAVADSRRHYLFVTPDGSRPESEAFAALEWSWIASQLRAVLESDYGSYPVRTTSQLDDFVDTIETELTMTAHERNEAAKAELYVDYYDEVAEITSAFETEWEDLIDN comes from the coding sequence ATGGCTATAGACGAGCTCACCCGTCGCCTTGATGAACTGCGTCAGCAACTGGATCGCCTTCCAGAAACGGCCGAACCTCCGCCGACGACGCTCCAACTCTTAGGTCGAAATCGGCAAGAGGGTGACTGGCAACGGCTCCTCGCGTATTTTCTGGATCCAGCGGCACCACATCGGCTCAACCACGCCGCTTTGGAACAGTTTCTCCGAGGGCTTCAGAGTCGCGACGACCTCTCCTTCCAGTTCTCTCGATTCGATCTCGAGACTGTGCAGGTCGCGACCGAGATCCCAGTTCCGGATGGTCGGGTCGACCTTCTAGTGTGGTGTGAAGAGAAGTGGCTCATCCTCTGCGAGTTGAAAATCGACGCCGCAGAAGGTGATGGACAGACTAGGAAGTACGCCACCGCAGAGACATTCCAGAATGTCGATCTGGACCCTGCCGCGGTTGCCGACTCCCGCCGACACTACCTGTTTGTGACGCCGGATGGTTCGCGTCCGGAATCGGAGGCATTTGCTGCGCTCGAGTGGTCGTGGATCGCGTCACAACTGCGGGCTGTTCTAGAGTCGGACTATGGGAGCTATCCTGTGCGAACGACCAGCCAACTGGACGATTTCGTCGATACCATTGAAACAGAACTCACGATGACTGCACACGAGCGAAACGAGGCTGCGAAAGCCGAACTGTACGTGGACTACTACGACGAAGTGGCCGAGATCACCAGTGCATTCGAGACCGAGTGGGAGGATCTCATCGACAAT